The following are encoded together in the Candidatus Methylomirabilis oxygeniifera genome:
- a CDS encoding conserved membrane protein of unknown function (Evidence 4 : Homologs of previously reported genes of unknown function) — MVGSKPASGSSAAPARQPSLWVPLRYFVTAQAAFVAALLWAPWQVDNLLDFYYQGNGLALTHLLTLGWITMTVMGASFQLVPVALETTLWSERLAGWQYWIMVLGVTLMVSHFWIGHHHGVAIGAGLVLIAITLFLINMGRTLWQLPRWDIIGRHVAAALVYLASTVVMGNLMALDKMFDFLGGQILRTIHAHAHLAGIGWVTMMIFGASYKLIPMFSLSELRNERPAYWEFWLLQAGLAGLYVMLLLHSSWAALFALLIAAAVGLFLRTMRDVLRTRRRPRLDWGLQHSVSAMVMLILLTILGLWLSTGWVSSDEFAARLAFGYGVLALLGWISVTIIGMMYKIIPFLVWHHRYSDLVGLRPVPAATQLLGESMPRIEYWLLHAGIAMTVAGVIFASGLLLQVGTLVLALAGLTFAVAVCRIYRHLVPRLTPLPEAQTAGA; from the coding sequence ATGGTTGGTTCGAAACCCGCATCTGGAAGTAGCGCCGCCCCGGCCAGACAGCCATCCCTCTGGGTGCCGTTGCGCTATTTTGTCACGGCGCAGGCCGCGTTTGTCGCCGCCCTGCTGTGGGCGCCGTGGCAGGTCGACAATTTGCTGGACTTCTACTATCAGGGAAACGGCCTCGCTCTCACCCACCTGCTGACGCTTGGGTGGATCACGATGACGGTCATGGGGGCGTCATTCCAATTGGTGCCGGTTGCCCTGGAGACCACGCTGTGGAGCGAGCGTCTGGCCGGCTGGCAGTACTGGATCATGGTGCTCGGCGTCACGCTGATGGTGAGCCATTTCTGGATCGGGCATCACCATGGCGTTGCGATCGGCGCAGGTCTGGTGCTGATTGCCATCACACTCTTCCTGATTAATATGGGGCGCACGCTGTGGCAGCTCCCCCGCTGGGACATTATCGGGCGACACGTGGCGGCGGCGCTGGTCTACCTGGCCTCCACGGTAGTCATGGGGAATCTCATGGCGCTCGACAAGATGTTCGACTTTCTGGGAGGTCAGATCCTGCGCACGATCCACGCGCACGCCCACCTGGCCGGTATCGGCTGGGTCACCATGATGATCTTCGGGGCGAGCTACAAGCTGATCCCCATGTTCAGCCTGAGTGAGCTTCGCAATGAGCGGCCGGCCTACTGGGAGTTCTGGCTGCTCCAGGCCGGTCTCGCGGGTCTGTACGTGATGCTGCTGCTGCACAGTTCGTGGGCTGCGTTGTTCGCCCTCCTGATCGCCGCAGCGGTGGGCCTGTTTCTCCGGACGATGCGTGATGTCCTGCGGACGCGCCGACGCCCGCGACTGGACTGGGGGCTGCAGCATTCCGTCAGCGCCATGGTCATGCTGATATTGCTGACGATCCTGGGGCTATGGCTGAGCACCGGTTGGGTCTCGAGCGATGAGTTTGCCGCCCGGCTGGCCTTCGGCTATGGGGTCCTGGCGCTTCTGGGCTGGATTTCCGTCACGATTATCGGTATGATGTACAAGATTATCCCATTCCTGGTCTGGCACCACCGTTACAGCGACCTCGTAGGGCTTCGGCCGGTTCCGGCCGCCACCCAGCTCCTTGGCGAGTCAATGCCTCGAATAGAGTACTGGCTGCTCCATGCGGGCATTGCGATGACCGTGGCCGGAGTAATCTTCGCGTCCGGGCTGCTCCTCCAGGTGGGGACCCTCGTGTTGGCCCTGGCGGGTCTTACGTTCGCCGTCGCCGTCTGCCGGATCTACCGTCACCTGGTTCCCCGGCTGACGCCTCTTCCCGAGGCGCAGACTGCAGGAGCCTAA
- a CDS encoding protein of unknown function (Evidence 5 : No homology to any previously reported sequences), with the protein MMNESSCHGEGASIPEALRNVSDDRRVVLDVRDQVRAGQEPFQRIMQSVMSLKDDQVFVLYNIFEPIPLYGVMAQRGFTHWTQKRGPEDWCITFYRADAQAAAAPAPAAASRPTEPVGDAIVVDARGLEPPQPMAKILENLPRIAAGGHILAMTDRRPMLLYPKLEERGFSFSTEETTHGWFETRIWK; encoded by the coding sequence ATGATGAACGAGAGTAGTTGTCACGGCGAGGGCGCGTCGATCCCTGAGGCGCTTCGGAATGTGTCCGATGATCGCCGGGTAGTCCTGGATGTTCGCGACCAGGTGCGGGCGGGACAGGAGCCGTTTCAGCGGATCATGCAGTCCGTTATGTCGCTCAAAGACGATCAGGTATTTGTCCTCTACAATATCTTTGAGCCGATCCCGCTGTATGGCGTGATGGCGCAGCGCGGCTTTACGCACTGGACACAGAAGCGCGGTCCCGAAGACTGGTGTATCACCTTCTATCGGGCCGACGCACAGGCCGCGGCCGCTCCGGCGCCTGCCGCCGCATCGAGGCCGACGGAGCCCGTCGGGGACGCCATTGTCGTGGACGCGCGCGGACTGGAGCCGCCGCAGCCGATGGCGAAGATCTTGGAGAATCTTCCCCGGATCGCGGCAGGCGGACATATCCTGGCCATGACCGATCGGCGGCCGATGCTGCTCTATCCGAAACTTGAGGAGCGGGGCTTCAGCTTTTCCACCGAAGAGACGACGCATGGTTGGTTCGAAACCCGCATCTGGAAGTAG
- a CDS encoding putative Transcriptional regulator, Crp/Fnr family (Evidence 3 : Function proposed based on presence of conserved amino acid motif, structural feature or limited homology), with the protein MLSEQLKAIPYFQDLDARALEGIRANVFEVQLQKGELLFTEGEPAEAMYVVRSGKVKIFKLSPDGREQVLRVAEAGDCFNEVPIFDGGPNPANAQAAEPAALWGIRRDAMRRLVEEHPAIAIGFLKAFTGKLRYFTRKVEDLSFRSVTSRVAKYLLEMAEDDGQGGLRLKQQSTQQEMASVVGTAREMIGRAFKALEKEGAITFDRHGVVIVSRAALIRLL; encoded by the coding sequence ATGCTGTCAGAGCAGTTGAAGGCGATTCCGTATTTCCAGGACCTCGATGCGCGAGCGTTGGAGGGTATCCGGGCCAACGTCTTTGAGGTGCAGTTGCAGAAGGGAGAACTCCTGTTTACAGAAGGGGAGCCGGCCGAGGCGATGTACGTGGTTCGATCCGGCAAGGTCAAGATCTTTAAGCTGTCCCCTGACGGGCGTGAGCAGGTCCTTCGGGTTGCGGAGGCCGGCGATTGTTTCAATGAGGTCCCGATCTTCGACGGCGGGCCGAACCCTGCCAACGCTCAGGCTGCGGAGCCGGCGGCGCTGTGGGGTATCCGGCGAGATGCGATGCGGCGCCTGGTCGAAGAGCATCCTGCCATTGCGATCGGCTTTCTCAAGGCGTTTACGGGAAAGCTCCGCTACTTTACCCGTAAGGTCGAGGACCTGTCGTTTCGCAGCGTGACCAGCCGTGTGGCGAAGTACCTCCTGGAGATGGCCGAAGATGACGGCCAAGGCGGTCTGCGCCTGAAGCAGCAGTCCACGCAACAGGAGATGGCGTCCGTTGTGGGAACGGCCCGCGAGATGATCGGCCGCGCCTTTAAGGCCCTGGAAAAGGAAGGCGCCATCACGTTTGATCGCCATGGGGTTGTGATTGTGAGCCGGGCTGCCCTGATCCGCCTGCTCTGA
- a CDS encoding exported protein of unknown function (Evidence 5 : No homology to any previously reported sequences): protein MFFPLVFAVAMGLLLNAGAIEGAQAIAAHESPHTMKLYDRRAMRGMRLAMVMGGELLDIAFTFRWQCQSLEGEGTF, encoded by the coding sequence ATGTTTTTTCCGTTGGTGTTTGCCGTAGCTATGGGCTTATTGCTAAACGCCGGAGCGATTGAAGGTGCACAGGCCATTGCGGCCCATGAAAGCCCGCACACGATGAAACTCTACGACCGGAGAGCGATGCGGGGAATGCGATTGGCAATGGTCATGGGGGGTGAGTTGCTTGATATCGCGTTTACTTTTCGGTGGCAATGTCAAAGCCTTGAAGGTGAAGGGACCTTTTGA
- a CDS encoding protein of unknown function (Evidence 5 : No homology to any previously reported sequences): protein MIEAFSQLFDMLTANGTCKKALDALR from the coding sequence ATGATCGAGGCGTTCTCGCAGCTTTTCGACATGCTCACGGCGAACGGAACATGTAAAAAAGCGTTAGATGCGCTGCGCTAG
- a CDS encoding protein of unknown function (Evidence 5 : No homology to any previously reported sequences) — MGRLVERSDPGLAVLESRKSLDLFSDLLLGETQLVETLKVQPKLRAGPKEMCETQGSVPRDSALAVEYLGDAVGRDAEVARKLGGAHVERCQFFGEMLTGMDGDARHVQSLLVVVHNFYVHGTRRAFWPFEAYSPLVVDADAILASTVAHQRLKMVTGQSGKVLKRQGHIETVELQARRALEAGEGFDSFAGREVSAALVPIADDHYST; from the coding sequence ATGGGCAGGTTGGTGGAGCGGTCCGATCCTGGTCTTGCGGTGCTTGAGAGTCGGAAGAGCCTTGATCTGTTTTCCGACCTTCTGCTCGGCGAGACGCAACTCGTAGAGACCCTGAAGGTTCAGCCAAAACTGCGCGCTGGTCCCAAAGAAATGTGCGAGACGCAGGGCAGTGTCCCCCGTGATAGCGCGCTGGCTGTTGAGTATCTCGGTGATGCGGTTGGTCGGGACGCTGAGGTGGCGCGCAAGCTCGGCGGCGCTCATGTTGAGCGCTGTCAGTTCTTCGGCGAGATGCTCACCGGGATGGATGGGGATGCGCGGCATGTTCAAAGCCTCCTAGTGGTAGTCCACAATTTCTACGTTCACGGGACCCGGCGAGCGTTCTGGCCATTCGAAGCATATTCGCCATTGGTCGTTGATGCGGATGCTATATTGGCCTCGACGGTCGCCCATCAGCGCCTCAAAATGGTTACCGGGCAGAGCGGCAAGGTCTTGAAGCGACAGGGCCACATCGAGACGGTCGAGCTTCAGGCGCGCCGCGCGCTCGAAGCCGGTGAAGGGTTTGACTCGTTTGCCGGCCGCGAAGTCTCTGCTGCGCTTGTCCCGATAGCTGACGATCATTACTCAACGTAG
- the resA gene encoding Thiol-disulfide oxidoreductase resA — MGRHLFGLRSAIVVILIIFELVIGGTSDGADLWAADVQAEVGHLAPDFTLKTFEGSTVRLSDFRGKKVVLINFWATWCPPCRLEMPTMQQIYAEYKDRGFEILAVNIESDAKQEVSDFVKELRLTFPILSDPDMKITRKFRVIGLPVSVLIDRQGIVRAKEIGYHDWTSRVSRKLVEGLL; from the coding sequence ATGGGACGCCATCTTTTCGGTTTGCGATCCGCGATAGTTGTCATTCTCATCATTTTTGAATTAGTGATAGGTGGCACATCCGACGGAGCCGACCTGTGGGCGGCTGATGTGCAAGCCGAGGTCGGCCACCTCGCGCCTGACTTTACACTGAAGACGTTTGAGGGCAGCACTGTTCGGCTCTCGGATTTTCGCGGCAAGAAGGTGGTGTTGATTAATTTCTGGGCTACCTGGTGTCCCCCTTGCCGGTTGGAGATGCCGACAATGCAACAGATCTACGCTGAGTATAAGGACAGAGGGTTCGAGATTCTCGCAGTCAACATCGAGTCCGACGCCAAACAAGAGGTCAGTGACTTCGTGAAGGAGCTTCGCCTGACCTTTCCCATTCTATCGGACCCTGATATGAAGATCACTCGTAAGTTCCGGGTCATCGGGCTTCCCGTCTCCGTCTTGATCGATCGTCAAGGGATCGTTCGCGCGAAGGAGATCGGATACCATGACTGGACCAGCCGGGTTTCTCGAAAGCTGGTCGAGGGTCTTCTGTAG
- a CDS encoding protein of unknown function (Evidence 5 : No homology to any previously reported sequences): protein MPGGITSRVFDAFLQFLLRFASVARPVIRYDGRLARFLRAHQFDSVNGDFLSSHTQRGGGIHENEVETAYGNRTGSNWGASPNRRNRGARGMGSGRQGTRDQRAAGAGRKAGTASEPA, encoded by the coding sequence ATGCCTGGTGGGATAACATCGCGTGTTTTCGATGCTTTTCTCCAGTTCCTGCTACGCTTTGCATCGGTGGCTCGACCGGTAATTCGCTATGACGGGAGGCTGGCGCGCTTCTTGCGAGCGCATCAATTCGACTCGGTCAACGGGGACTTCCTAAGCAGTCACACCCAAAGAGGGGGAGGGATTCATGAGAATGAAGTTGAAACGGCTTACGGCAACCGGACTGGCAGTAACTGGGGCGCTTCTCCTAACCGCCGCAATCGCGGCGCCCGCGGCATGGGCTCAGGACGCCAAGGAACGAGAGATCAAAGAGCTGCGGGCGCTGGTAGAAAAGCTGGGACAGCGTCTGAACCAGCTTGA
- a CDS encoding conserved exported protein of unknown function (Evidence 4 : Homologs of previously reported genes of unknown function): MRMKLKRLTATGLAVTGALLLTAAIAAPAAWAQDAKEREIKELRALVEKLGQRLNQLENQVGSKKDVAAAAAPGAPGEAAQSLGDRIKNLEEALKTTPILNTMKDWQLGGHVAVSYNYNFRDPKSQNNGLRLFDDKANQFDINQAEFYVEKPTSEASPAGFGFDVVLGRDAKKIHSTGLGETNQPFDLTQAYVTYKVPIGRGLDLKGGKFVTLHGAEVIRRTGNFNISRSMAFSYAIPFTHTGVMATYPVTDWLSTTLGIVNGWDNTDDNNRGKSFHGAATVTPPFIKDLTLTLGGSWGAETVSAALDPARDVNRNGPKRGLIDFIATYKPIAPLTLTLNYDYGRQEEAFFDDGDTAVWHAVAAYAMYDITDRLTVGVRGEYFKDQDGFRLPGATAGKNLSVWGTTLTGRYKLFDHLFANLEYRHDQARHGQEIFDRDKGDGKVKSQNTVQGELIYQF; this comes from the coding sequence ATGAGAATGAAGTTGAAACGGCTTACGGCAACCGGACTGGCAGTAACTGGGGCGCTTCTCCTAACCGCCGCAATCGCGGCGCCCGCGGCATGGGCTCAGGACGCCAAGGAACGAGAGATCAAAGAGCTGCGGGCGCTGGTAGAAAAGCTGGGACAGCGTCTGAACCAGCTTGAAAATCAGGTTGGCTCCAAGAAGGACGTAGCCGCCGCGGCCGCGCCTGGAGCGCCCGGTGAGGCCGCTCAAAGCCTGGGCGATCGGATCAAGAATCTGGAAGAGGCGCTCAAGACGACCCCGATTTTGAACACCATGAAGGACTGGCAACTCGGGGGGCATGTTGCCGTCTCCTATAACTATAACTTCAGAGATCCGAAATCTCAGAACAATGGTCTCAGACTCTTCGATGACAAGGCCAACCAGTTTGACATCAACCAGGCCGAGTTTTACGTCGAAAAGCCGACCAGCGAGGCGTCGCCCGCCGGCTTTGGCTTTGACGTCGTCCTCGGGAGGGATGCGAAGAAGATTCATTCAACAGGGCTTGGCGAAACCAATCAGCCGTTTGACCTGACGCAGGCCTATGTCACCTACAAGGTGCCCATCGGCAGGGGCCTGGATCTCAAAGGCGGAAAGTTCGTGACGCTGCATGGCGCCGAGGTGATCCGGCGAACCGGTAACTTTAACATCTCGCGGTCGATGGCCTTCTCCTACGCCATCCCCTTCACCCACACGGGTGTGATGGCAACCTATCCTGTCACCGACTGGCTCTCGACAACCCTTGGTATTGTGAACGGCTGGGATAATACGGATGACAACAATAGGGGTAAGTCGTTCCATGGTGCAGCCACTGTTACCCCACCCTTCATCAAGGATCTGACACTGACCCTTGGCGGGTCATGGGGGGCCGAAACAGTCTCCGCTGCGCTCGACCCTGCTCGCGACGTGAATCGCAACGGTCCGAAGCGCGGCCTCATCGATTTCATCGCCACCTATAAGCCGATCGCGCCGCTCACCCTTACCCTGAACTACGACTACGGGAGGCAGGAGGAAGCCTTCTTTGATGACGGCGATACGGCGGTCTGGCACGCGGTGGCAGCCTATGCCATGTACGATATTACCGACAGGCTCACCGTCGGCGTACGGGGCGAGTACTTCAAGGACCAGGATGGTTTTCGGCTCCCTGGTGCAACAGCGGGTAAAAATCTGTCGGTCTGGGGAACGACGCTTACCGGTCGATACAAGCTGTTCGATCACCTGTTCGCCAATCTTGAGTATCGGCACGATCAGGCCAGACACGGCCAAGAGATCTTTGACAGAGACAAAGGCGACGGAAAGGTCAAGTCGCAAAATACGGTTCAAGGTGAGTTGATCTACCAGTTCTGA